In one window of Drosophila innubila isolate TH190305 chromosome 2L unlocalized genomic scaffold, UK_Dinn_1.0 4_B_2L, whole genome shotgun sequence DNA:
- the LOC117779462 gene encoding membrane metallo-endopeptidase-like 1, whose translation MARSTNRRGFNELLFLLLSLWASCQASRPANKGLDTLLANQILSYVNESISACDDYYKYACGNWGKKHESEDFYEITGLIDQKVNENIVTLMDELEKRSLQPNTVEAKALRVYQTCRRPINGSRLSKHYVELVPPNDQISWPQFTTKPDLWASHKFKWMETLARLRRYGMTNVFFQLEVMPHLFNSSQFIIIIDNPSFEQEKLRLKSLRITNMSLRLLGVDRRRMLRLAVKVKTLETSIIDLATANEDEENYEDISLRQLEDTTRGKWRKFLNIVRDRRLAADYKVKVNNIEYLTRLIDLLDNYDREVLATYIMLHFVMHVQDESMESDEPIACAQEVRRNMELAANLFYEERFIDPDKLRLLQADVEDLFGHLRKQFLLKLDTNYLHLYPSQIDMLRLKMDKMTFNIGNIPQNVNRSQFVAQFYADLQLSEEQDYARIHLQLLEFRTSRWFGQLEKPASNSSDFFFISDSNSAMSSTPYYMLRQNLIIIPYGILQEPIFHQDTHDIFKISLLGFLLSHELMHGFVSGGLVFDFQGNGYDSGAELSELDRYSDALRCLNRNETDYIVEREADIAGIRLAYDVYFGPGSTFSQTQPSFTSVPLKQFFFLNLAQFFCGDAPENAFEEHDDDEMRLRQVLINFPAFADAYNCRKDLDNMHPSKKCRLW comes from the coding sequence ATGGCAAGATCGACAAATCGTCGCGGATTTAATGAACTGCTGTTCCTTTTACTTAGTCTTTGGGCGAGTTGCCAGGCAAGTCGTCCTGCTAATAAAGGTCTCGATACCCTTCTGGCGAATCAGATCCTTAGTTATGTGAACGAAAGTATTTCCGCGTGCGatgattattataaatatgcgTGTGGCAATTGGGGAAAAAAGCATGAGAGTGAGGACTTTTATGAAATTACTGGACTGATCGATCAGAAGGTGAATGAGAACATTGTGACGCTAATGGATGAGCTGGAGAAGCGTTCGCTTCAGCCCAACACTGTGGAGGCAAAAGCCTTGAGAGTCTACCAAACCTGCCGACGGCCAATAAATGGATCGCGATTGAGTAAACACTATGTGGAGCTAGTGCCGCCAAATGATCAGATCTCCTGGCCACAGTTTACAACCAAACCTGATCTCTGGGCGAGCCACAAGTTTAAATGGATGGAGACATTGGCGCGATTGCGACGATATGGCATGACAAATGTGTTCTTTCAGCTGGAAGTAATGCCACACTTGTTTAACAGCAGCcaattcataataattatCGACAATCCGAGCTTCGAGCAGGAGAAACTACGGCTCAAGTCACTGAGGATTACCAATATGAGTCTTCGGTTACTTGGCGTGGACAGACGCAGGATGCTGCGTCTTGCGGTCAAGGTCAAAACATTGGAGACCTCGATAATCGATCTGGCCACAGCGAATGAGGACGAAGAGAATTACGAAGACATAAGTCTGCGTCAACTGGAGGATACGACCCGAGGCAAATGGCGAAAGTTTTTGAATATTGTTCGAGATCGTAGATTAGCTGCCGACTACAAAGTGAAAGTGAATAATATAGAGTATCTCACTCGTCTGATCGATCTGCTCGATAACTATGATCGTGAGGTGCTTGCCACCTACATAATGCTTCACTTTGTGATGCACGTACAGGATGAGTCGATGGAAAGTGATGAGCCCATCGCCTGTGCTCAGGAAGTGCGACGCAACATGGAACTAGCTGCAAATCTGTTCTACGAGGAGCGTTTCATTGATCCGGACAAGCTGAGACTGCTTCAGGCCGATGTAGAGGATCTTTTTGGTCATCTGCGTAAACAGTTTCTGCTCAAACTTGACACGAATTATCTGCACTTGTATCCAAGTCAAATTGACATGCTCAGACTAAAGATGGATAAGATGACATTCAACATTGGCAACATTCCACAGAATGTGAATCGTTCTCAATTTGTGGCACAATTCTATGCGGACTTGCAACTGTCGGAGGAACAGGACTATGCACGGATTCATCTGCAACTTCTCGAGTTTCGCACAAGTCGCTGGTTTGGCCAGCTGGAGAAGCCAGCTTCGAATTCGAGCGACTTCTTCTTCATTTCCGACTCGAATTCGGCCATGAGCTCGACTCCATATTACATGCTGCGCCAGAATCTCATCATTATACCTTATGGGATTCTGCAAGAGCCCATCTTCCATCAAGATACCCATGATATCTTCAAGATCAGTCTGCTGGGCTTTCTGCTAAGTCACGAGTTAATGCATGGCTTCGTCTCGGGCGGCCTAGTCTTCGACTTCCAAGGAAATGGCTACGATTCAGGCGCTGAACTCAGCGAGCTAGATCGTTACTCAGATGCCCTGAGATGTCTCAATCGCAATGAAACCGATTATATAGTTGAACGTGAGGCGGACATTGCTGGCATACGATTGGCTTATGATGTCTACTTTGGTCCCGGCTCAACTTTTAGTCAAACGCAGCCCAGTTTTACGAGCGTACCGCTCAAGCAGTTCTTCTTCCTGAATTTGGCGCAGTTCTTCTGCGGAGATGCGCCAGAGAACGCGTTTGAGGAACATGATGACGATGAGATGCGTCTCAGGCAGGTGCTTATCAACTTTCCAGCCTTTGCCGATGCCTATAATTGTCGCAAGGATCTGGATAATATGCATCCTTCTAAAAAGTGTCGACTGtggtaa